From a single Pedosphaera parvula Ellin514 genomic region:
- a CDS encoding TlpA family protein disulfide reductase has protein sequence MDIKLVAKPRVKASGWRIRWSALVLLLLVQVFPVLGADKLIGTVPPEWEATDWINSAPLKLGDLKGKVVLVRWWTAPTCPFCRATAPALNEFYEKYRETGLEVIGFYHHKSDEPLTQDWVKKYSGEYNFKFPVAIDRDWKTLHRWWLDAEKRDFTSVSFLIDRKGVIRYIHPGGEYVKGDKDYARLKAKIEELLKEH, from the coding sequence ATGGATATTAAACTTGTGGCCAAGCCTCGCGTTAAGGCATCTGGTTGGAGGATCCGCTGGAGCGCGTTGGTGTTGTTGCTGCTCGTCCAGGTATTTCCTGTGCTGGGAGCTGATAAGCTGATTGGAACCGTCCCGCCAGAATGGGAAGCAACTGATTGGATCAACTCTGCTCCATTAAAGCTGGGTGACTTAAAAGGCAAGGTGGTTCTGGTGCGCTGGTGGACAGCGCCAACCTGTCCTTTTTGTCGCGCGACTGCTCCGGCTTTGAACGAATTTTACGAAAAGTATCGTGAGACCGGGTTGGAGGTGATTGGCTTTTACCATCACAAATCTGACGAACCGCTCACGCAGGACTGGGTTAAAAAATATTCAGGAGAATATAATTTTAAATTTCCAGTTGCGATCGACCGAGACTGGAAGACATTGCACCGATGGTGGTTGGATGCTGAAAAAAGAGACTTTACCAGTGTCAGTTTCCTTATTGATCGGAAAGGCGTCATTCGATACATCCACCCCGGCGGCGAATATGTCAAAGGCGATAAGGACTATGCTCGTTTGAAGGCAAAAATTGAGGAGTTGTTAAAGGAGCATTAG